GCTCGGCCTCTATGGCACGGCGATTGGTGCCGGAACGCTGTTCCTGCCGATCAACGCCGGCGTGGGTGGCTTCTGGCCGCTGCTGATCCTGGCAGTGCTGGCATTCCCCATGACCTACTTCGCTCACCGGGGCCTGACCCGCTTCGTGCTGTCCGGCCGTTCCGGGGACATCACCGAAGTCGTTGAAGAACACTTCGGCATCGGTGCAGGCAAGCTGATCACGTTGCTGTATTTCTTCGCGATCTTCCCGATTCTGCTGGTGTACAGCGTGGCGCTGACCAACACCTTGAGCAGCTTCATGGAGCATCAGTTGCACATCGCCCCACCACCGCGAGCGATTCTGTCGCTGGTGTTGATTCTTGGTCTGATGGCGATCGTGCGCTGCGGCCAGGGCGTCATCGTCAAATGCATGAGCGTGTTGGTTTACCCGTTCGTCGCGGCGTTGCTGCTGCTCGGCGTCAGCCTGATCCCGAACTGGAACGGCGCGTTCTTCGCCACTGCCAGCGAAGGCATGCCGTTGCCGCTGTTCTTCAAAACCCTGTGGCTGGCGATTCCGGTGATGGTGTTCTCGTTCAACCATTCGCCGATCATTTCCGCTTTCGCCGTTGACCAGAAACAGCGTTACGGCGAACAGGCCGAACGCAAGAGCAGCGGCATCCTCGCCATCGCCCACGCGATGATGGTGGTGACGGTGATGTTCTTCTGCTTCAGCTGCGTGCTGGCACTGTCCCCGGCTGACCTGGCGGCGGCGAAGGCGCAGAACATCTCGATCCTGTCGTACCTGGCCAACCACTTCCAGACCCCGGTCATCGCTTATGCCGCGCCGCTGATTGCGCTGGTGGCGATCACCAAATCCTTTCTCGGCCATTACATCGGCGCCAGCGAAGGCTTTCAGGGCCTGATCGTGAAAAGCCTGCGCGGCCGTGGCCGGGTGATGTCGGCGAGCTGGCTGAACCGCATCACGGCGCTGTTCATGATCCTCAGTTGCTGGGCCGTGGCGACGTTCAATCCGAGCATCCTCGGCATGATCGAAACCCTCGGCGGGCCGATCATTGCGTGCCTGTTGTTCCTGATGCCGATGTACGCCATCCGCCGCGTGCCGGCCTTGCGCCAGTACTCCGGGCAAGTGTCGAACGTGTTCGTGGTGTTGATCGGTTTGATTGCACTGTCTGCGATCATCTACTCGTTCATGCCCTGAAACGGGCAGGCAAAAAGAAAGCGGGCCAAGGTGCCCGCCTCTTTTTGGCCGCGATCATTGTTCGACAATTTTTCCGGCATGGCCCTTGCTACATCACCTGCGAGGCAAAAGGACTTTTGAAAACCTCAGCGAGCGGCTTGCCGATGGTCCGGTAACGCGAACCAACCCGATCATGGCCGGTCAACAACTGCACGTTCAATCAGGCGGTGACGCATCATGGACAACCCTTTTCAGCTCATTACCGATGCCTTTGCAGCGGATTATCAGATCAACCTGAGCATTCAAGGTCTGGACGGCAGCATCATGCTGACCCTCTCCAACAGCGGCCATGTGGTTGCCAAGCGGATGATCAGCGCCGAACAGCGCAATGACCCCAAGCGCCTCAAGCGCCTGGTGCAAAGCATTCAGTTCGGCATCGCCATTGAACAGGGCCACAGCGCCGTGGCCATCCTCGAAGCCATGACCGATGGCGACAATCGCAACCTGCCGCCACCCTTGGCCAAAGCCCGGCCTCGCCCGACCATGGGCCTTTAAATCTCTCCCTTCTCGACGTCTGGATGCTCACCGGAACCCGTACCGATCTTGCGTTGCGGGTGCTCGATCTTCACAGAAGGGAATTGCGACGAAGCGTAACGCACCACCAGGATCGCGAACGCCAACAGCAGAATCCCGCCGCACAGGTAGATGATCCCCAGGTCCGGCGGATTGTGGTGCGAGACGTTGGAGATCAGCAGCCGCGTCAGCGCCG
This region of Pseudomonas mandelii genomic DNA includes:
- a CDS encoding HAAAP family serine/threonine permease codes for the protein MTDVRTPAAENPAVDLTRNSEITHKGWSKHDTTWMLGLYGTAIGAGTLFLPINAGVGGFWPLLILAVLAFPMTYFAHRGLTRFVLSGRSGDITEVVEEHFGIGAGKLITLLYFFAIFPILLVYSVALTNTLSSFMEHQLHIAPPPRAILSLVLILGLMAIVRCGQGVIVKCMSVLVYPFVAALLLLGVSLIPNWNGAFFATASEGMPLPLFFKTLWLAIPVMVFSFNHSPIISAFAVDQKQRYGEQAERKSSGILAIAHAMMVVTVMFFCFSCVLALSPADLAAAKAQNISILSYLANHFQTPVIAYAAPLIALVAITKSFLGHYIGASEGFQGLIVKSLRGRGRVMSASWLNRITALFMILSCWAVATFNPSILGMIETLGGPIIACLLFLMPMYAIRRVPALRQYSGQVSNVFVVLIGLIALSAIIYSFMP
- a CDS encoding DUF3509 domain-containing protein; protein product: MDNPFQLITDAFAADYQINLSIQGLDGSIMLTLSNSGHVVAKRMISAEQRNDPKRLKRLVQSIQFGIAIEQGHSAVAILEAMTDGDNRNLPPPLAKARPRPTMGL